The Akkermansiaceae bacterium nucleotide sequence CGGAAGATCCGCATTCATACCGGCTACGGCCTGGAAGGCGCGCTGCCGGATGCGAGGGCGGGCAGGATCATCAGGGAAGTGATCGCACCCGGTATCCTGGCGGGCGACCGGGAGGCTGCGATCGGGGCCGGGGTGGATGCCATCATCGACTCCCTGAAAGGTGAATACGAAGGGGATGGCGGCACGAATCTGGATCACCCGGAAGGCTTCGCCGAATCGGTTTGGCCGGTGGTTCTGGTGGCCGGTTTCCTGCTGCTCGGACTCCGCTTCCCGGTCATTTTTGAAGTGGCTGACGTGATTTTCAGCGCCATGGGTTCTTCAAGAAGCCGCTCGGGAGGGGGATCATGGGGAGGCTCATCCTCTTCCGGTGGCGGAGGTTTTTCCGGAGGTGGTGGCCGCAGCGGTGGCGGTGGGGCCAGTGGCGGCTGGTGACGATCAATTCAAGAATCATGGAACATTTCATCACGGACGAAGAGGAGTTGCTGCTGATCCAGGCGATCCGGGAGCAGGAGGCACGCACCAGCGCGGAGATCCGTGTGTGTGTGACCGACCGCGTGGTGTTCCGGCCGAAGCGGTATGCCTGGCGGGTCTTCGAAAGGAATGGCATGAGGAACACCGCGAACCGGAATGCCGCGTTGATCGTGATGATGCCGCGCGTGAAACAGATCGTGATCCTCGGGGATGCCGGTCTCGATGCCATGGTGCCCGCGGACTACTGGGACAAGGCGGTCGCCGCGATGGTGAAAGGGATGCATGACCATGGCCCGCTCGCCTCCCTGCAGGAAGGGTTGCGCGGCCTGGGGGATGTCCTCAGCAAGCACTGGCCCCGGGGAGAGGGAGACCGGAACGAACTGCCGGATGAACTTCTCCGGGATTGAGCGTATCAAGCCGCCCGGTTGCGCTCATCCACCTGGCTGTTCAGCGTGCAGAAGTCGTACAGATAACCGATGCCGAACAGGCCGAAGGTGAGCAACCAGACGATGCCGCTGACAATTTTTCCAAGGTAGAACCGATGGATGCCGAAGGTTCCCAGGAAAGTCTGGAGAATCCATGCGACCGAATAGTCATAGCGCCCTGCCGTGAAGCGATGGTCCGCCTGGCGGTCCATGGAGGGGATCAGGAAAAGGTCGATGATCCAGCCGATGAACAGCAGGCCGAAGGTGAAAAACCAGATCACACCGGTCACCGGTTTTCCGTAGTAAAAGCGGTGCGAGCCTGTGAAACCGAAAAGCCAGGTCAGGTAACCGATCGTCTTGC carries:
- a CDS encoding TPM domain-containing protein — translated: MISRRLSVWLAAFFVSAAMLCGWSLAAPLPPSPSPRYVQDEAKWLGAHAYSALDLKLEWFERETSNQVIVGIYRRLPAGEELFDYSQRIFDAWMPGQKGKDNGVLLLVFAADRKIRIHTGYGLEGALPDARAGRIIREVIAPGILAGDREAAIGAGVDAIIDSLKGEYEGDGGTNLDHPEGFAESVWPVVLVAGFLLLGLRFPVIFEVADVIFSAMGSSRSRSGGGSWGGSSSSGGGGFSGGGGRSGGGGASGGW
- a CDS encoding TPM domain-containing protein, with translation MEHFITDEEELLLIQAIREQEARTSAEIRVCVTDRVVFRPKRYAWRVFERNGMRNTANRNAALIVMMPRVKQIVILGDAGLDAMVPADYWDKAVAAMVKGMHDHGPLASLQEGLRGLGDVLSKHWPRGEGDRNELPDELLRD
- a CDS encoding TM2 domain-containing protein, encoding MTTRGDTHSKTIGYLTWLFGFTGSHRFYYGKPVTGVIWFFTFGLLFIGWIIDLFLIPSMDRQADHRFTAGRYDYSVAWILQTFLGTFGIHRFYLGKIVSGIVWLLTFGLFGIGYLYDFCTLNSQVDERNRAA